One Dokdonia sp. Dokd-P16 genomic window carries:
- a CDS encoding LytTR family DNA-binding domain-containing protein, with product MKKYPFDPSVKHQLIIALGMALWIFTFLYFTEPLDVSQLHDSERLFILSLYGLLGALCYVTILPFQYWLFKKTKNQWLLINEISFFLVFVIWSFVVMRSFYMYVVVRGEPNPYSLYYYLTSIFLPSVLTIFPIVLIGRFGFGKYKQKQIEEQKIEIKGDGNYEGIRLFPSDLIALEASDNYVEIHFQDNGAYRKQLIRARLSHLEKSLPSMMRTHRSYLINPSHFLSYKTETGKLGLVLSHEIFIPVSKTFALSTKEALNFTTN from the coding sequence TTGAAAAAATACCCTTTCGACCCTTCCGTAAAACATCAACTTATTATAGCCTTAGGCATGGCTTTATGGATTTTTACATTTCTATATTTTACGGAGCCACTTGATGTTTCTCAGTTACATGATAGTGAACGTCTATTTATCTTATCACTTTACGGTCTTCTGGGCGCACTTTGCTATGTTACCATACTTCCATTTCAATACTGGCTATTTAAAAAAACTAAAAACCAATGGTTACTCATTAACGAGATTAGTTTTTTTCTTGTGTTTGTTATTTGGTCATTTGTCGTAATGCGTAGTTTTTACATGTATGTAGTAGTACGTGGCGAACCTAATCCATACTCTCTTTACTACTATCTAACTTCTATTTTTCTTCCATCAGTTCTTACTATTTTCCCTATAGTTCTTATAGGACGTTTTGGTTTTGGAAAGTATAAACAAAAGCAGATTGAAGAGCAAAAAATAGAAATAAAAGGTGATGGTAATTATGAAGGAATCAGGTTATTCCCATCAGATTTAATAGCATTAGAAGCGTCAGATAATTATGTAGAAATTCATTTTCAAGACAATGGTGCATATAGAAAACAATTAATTAGAGCTCGATTATCTCACCTAGAAAAATCACTGCCTAGTATGATGAGAACGCATCGCTCTTATTTGATAAATCCATCGCATTTTTTATCCTATAAAACAGAAACTGGTAAGTTAGGTCTCGTTCTCTCGCATGAAATCTTTATACCCGTGTCTAAAACTTTTGCACTTAGCACAAAAGAAGCCTTAAATTTTACCACAAACTAA
- a CDS encoding M14 family zinc carboxypeptidase: MRLLLTLTTLLLSCLNALAQTGSVDMDYYLPKDVTYNQSIPTPESIIGYTPGEWHVSHDKLSEYMRTLAAASDRITIENRAKTFEGRPILLLTITSPSNHNNIEAIRAEHVKLTENGSSSLNTSDMPIVVYQGLSIHGNEPSGANAGLVAAYYLAAAQGPKIDDLLKNTVILFDPSFNPDGLQRFAYWANTNKSININPDPQDREYNEVWPGGRTNHYWFDMNRDWLPVQLPESRARINTFHNWYPNILTDHHEMGSNSSFFFQPGIQSRTHPLTPALNQELTKQIGNYHAAALDKIGSFYYTEESFDDFYYGKGSTFPDINGGIGILFEQGSSRGHAQETDNGLLEFKFTIRNQFTAILSTLEAAQGMRSKLLDYQRDFFNNARGEKANGAYVFGSEKDASSSYHLAEILKRHKIKVHEVAKDFTEGNSKFKKGMSYMVPKNQRQSRLIKAMFEKRTTFQDSLFYDISAWSFPLAFGVDFSENASLNNAGNEIQELSMKPTPTVASSTYAYLMEWHDYYTPKALNSILNKGIRAKVGMEQFSLEGATYDYGTIMIPVQNQSLNPQELNAFVNEVAQDAHVTIKAVSTGLTQGIDLGSNQFRVLKPAKVAIIVGEGINPYDAGEIWHLFDTRYNMRITKLDTKSLGRTDLSQYTDIILPNLWGSAIDKGTTEDIKQWVRDGGTLIGYKNVANWFKGNKMLNISFEETKNPAKNVSFEQRRDFSGAQVIGGAIFEAKQDRSHPINFGYTGDKVSLFRNTTIFVKADSTSYKNPIQYTKSPLQAGYISKINLKAIPETRPFVHQSTGRGEVILFTDNTNFRAFWYGTNKLLMNAIFFGSEM; this comes from the coding sequence ATGCGTTTATTACTTACACTTACTACCCTACTATTAAGTTGTCTTAATGCACTTGCTCAAACTGGCAGTGTAGATATGGATTACTACCTTCCTAAAGATGTAACTTATAATCAATCCATCCCTACGCCAGAAAGCATTATAGGCTATACTCCTGGAGAGTGGCATGTAAGCCACGATAAACTTTCTGAGTACATGCGCACACTAGCAGCTGCTAGTGATAGAATTACAATAGAAAACAGAGCTAAAACTTTTGAGGGACGCCCTATTCTTTTACTTACAATTACTTCTCCTAGCAATCATAACAACATAGAAGCCATACGCGCAGAGCACGTAAAACTTACAGAAAACGGTAGCAGTTCTTTAAATACTAGTGATATGCCTATTGTAGTATACCAAGGACTTTCTATACATGGTAATGAGCCTTCTGGAGCAAATGCTGGACTTGTAGCTGCCTACTATCTTGCCGCTGCACAAGGCCCTAAAATTGATGATTTACTTAAAAACACAGTCATCCTTTTTGATCCTTCCTTTAATCCTGACGGTTTACAACGCTTTGCATACTGGGCAAACACCAATAAGAGTATAAACATCAATCCTGATCCACAAGATCGTGAATATAATGAGGTATGGCCTGGCGGACGTACAAACCACTACTGGTTTGACATGAACCGCGACTGGCTTCCTGTACAACTTCCAGAATCTCGTGCTCGCATCAATACCTTCCACAATTGGTATCCTAATATACTTACAGATCACCACGAGATGGGATCTAACAGCAGCTTCTTTTTTCAACCAGGTATACAATCACGTACGCATCCACTTACTCCTGCTTTAAATCAAGAACTCACAAAACAAATAGGAAACTATCACGCTGCAGCACTAGATAAAATAGGTAGCTTCTACTATACAGAAGAAAGCTTTGATGATTTTTACTATGGAAAAGGATCTACGTTTCCAGATATTAATGGAGGTATTGGGATTCTTTTTGAACAAGGAAGTAGCCGCGGTCACGCTCAAGAAACAGACAATGGATTACTAGAATTTAAATTTACCATACGCAATCAGTTTACTGCTATCTTATCCACATTAGAAGCAGCTCAAGGAATGCGCTCAAAATTACTAGACTATCAGCGCGATTTCTTTAATAACGCTCGAGGCGAAAAAGCCAATGGTGCCTACGTTTTCGGGAGTGAGAAAGATGCTAGTAGCTCTTACCACCTTGCCGAAATACTAAAACGTCATAAAATTAAAGTGCATGAAGTAGCTAAAGATTTTACCGAAGGTAATAGCAAATTCAAAAAAGGAATGAGCTATATGGTTCCAAAAAATCAGAGACAAAGCCGCCTTATAAAAGCAATGTTTGAAAAACGAACTACATTTCAAGACAGCTTGTTTTATGATATTAGCGCTTGGTCTTTCCCACTAGCTTTTGGTGTAGACTTCTCAGAAAACGCATCTTTAAATAATGCTGGAAATGAGATTCAAGAGTTATCTATGAAGCCAACGCCAACCGTAGCTTCAAGTACCTATGCATATTTGATGGAATGGCATGACTACTATACTCCTAAGGCACTTAACAGTATCTTAAATAAAGGAATAAGAGCAAAAGTTGGTATGGAGCAATTCAGCTTAGAAGGTGCTACTTATGATTATGGAACTATTATGATTCCTGTGCAAAATCAATCATTGAATCCGCAAGAGTTAAATGCCTTTGTAAATGAGGTAGCTCAAGATGCTCATGTAACCATCAAAGCTGTAAGCACCGGACTTACGCAAGGAATAGATCTGGGTAGTAATCAGTTTAGAGTGCTTAAGCCTGCAAAAGTTGCCATTATTGTAGGAGAAGGCATCAACCCGTACGATGCAGGAGAAATCTGGCATCTCTTTGATACACGTTATAATATGCGTATCACAAAACTCGACACTAAGAGTTTAGGACGCACAGACCTCTCTCAATACACAGATATCATTCTACCTAATCTTTGGGGAAGCGCTATAGATAAAGGCACTACAGAAGATATTAAACAGTGGGTACGTGATGGTGGTACACTTATAGGTTATAAAAATGTAGCCAACTGGTTCAAGGGTAACAAAATGCTGAATATTTCTTTTGAGGAAACAAAAAATCCTGCTAAGAATGTGAGCTTTGAGCAGCGCAGAGATTTTAGCGGTGCCCAGGTCATAGGAGGAGCCATCTTTGAAGCAAAGCAAGATAGATCTCATCCTATTAACTTTGGATATACAGGAGATAAAGTTTCCTTGTTTAGAAACACTACTATTTTTGTGAAAGCAGATTCTACTAGTTATAAAAATCCAATACAATACACAAAATCACCATTACAAGCAGGTTACATTTCAAAAATCAACTTAAAAGCAATCCCAGAAACTAGACCTTTTGTACATCAAAGTACTGGACGTGGAGAGGTGATTTTATTTACAGATAATACAAACTTTAGAGCATTCTGGTATGGTACCAATAAATTATTAATGAACGCTATCTTCTTTGGTAGCGAGATGTAA
- a CDS encoding S41 family peptidase, whose translation MKTLITLSVAVFFLFSAFAKAQSTQTCNCVKELSFINEQIKEMTSFKKQMKGDKLSEYTTTIKKLEREVTEQMNVTDCFSKLNTLLSVVKDKHAHIRHMKPVITSEMVDENVALNRFRESELFKNHPKTSTSIEELIATLSEKSFESLEGIYERKDSMTVGVIKKGDAYEGVVLTSSNKGWIPGQIAYRITPNGENMYDVLTSDIPGGKLRYVRGLLHSNGRLWHLKKEATNMISEVKQDQADWEFKQLTPDTQYVYMGTFSNNEEKVSAYKKFYEETKDKFTAKNIIVDLRDNSGGNSKYSDPFYKIFKKNKMNVYVVTNFWCGSNGEQFTLKLKGLKNAKHLGQRTYGALAYGSNYGNLIESPSGHFAIYPTDMNFHKFINYEYVGVQPEIKLSFDKNWITQTLEIIANNN comes from the coding sequence ATGAAAACACTTATCACACTTTCAGTAGCCGTTTTTTTTCTTTTTTCAGCTTTCGCGAAAGCGCAATCTACTCAAACGTGCAACTGCGTGAAGGAACTCTCTTTTATTAATGAACAAATAAAGGAAATGACTTCATTTAAGAAACAAATGAAAGGAGATAAACTCTCAGAATACACAACCACCATAAAAAAATTAGAGCGAGAAGTAACTGAACAAATGAATGTGACAGATTGCTTTTCTAAGCTCAACACGCTACTATCTGTTGTAAAGGACAAACATGCTCACATACGCCATATGAAGCCTGTAATCACCTCCGAAATGGTAGATGAGAATGTAGCATTGAACCGTTTTCGCGAAAGCGAACTATTTAAGAATCATCCTAAGACCAGTACAAGTATTGAAGAGCTTATCGCAACATTATCTGAGAAGTCTTTTGAAAGTCTAGAAGGTATTTATGAAAGAAAAGATTCTATGACCGTAGGCGTTATTAAGAAAGGTGATGCTTATGAAGGAGTTGTACTTACCTCTAGTAATAAAGGCTGGATTCCTGGGCAAATCGCTTACAGAATTACTCCAAATGGCGAAAATATGTATGATGTACTTACAAGCGATATTCCAGGCGGTAAGTTAAGATATGTGAGAGGTTTATTACATTCTAATGGACGTCTATGGCATCTTAAAAAAGAAGCAACAAATATGATTTCTGAGGTAAAGCAAGACCAAGCCGACTGGGAATTTAAACAACTTACGCCAGACACGCAGTATGTATATATGGGTACTTTTTCTAATAACGAAGAAAAAGTAAGTGCTTACAAGAAATTTTATGAAGAAACAAAAGATAAGTTTACTGCAAAAAATATTATCGTAGATCTACGTGATAATTCTGGAGGTAATTCTAAATATTCAGATCCATTTTATAAAATATTTAAAAAGAACAAAATGAATGTTTATGTTGTTACAAACTTCTGGTGTGGAAGTAATGGTGAGCAATTTACTCTAAAATTAAAAGGATTAAAAAACGCAAAACATCTAGGACAGAGAACTTATGGAGCTCTTGCTTATGGTTCTAATTATGGAAATCTAATTGAATCACCATCTGGTCATTTTGCAATATACCCTACAGATATGAATTTTCATAAATTTATCAATTATGAATATGTAGGTGTACAACCAGAAATCAAATTAAGTTTTGATAAGAACTGGATTACTCAAACCTTAGAAATTATAGCAAATAACAACTAA
- a CDS encoding VOC family protein, giving the protein MTVRPFHLAIPVDNVEKARVFYRDILNLPEGRSSDHWVDFNFFGHQLVIHYKEKSIVDEVHNEVDGKAVPVPHFGVVLEWNQFQKFAEEIAPHVTFVIAPYTRFEGLVGEQSTMFFYDPCGNALEFKAFKDDSQIFAT; this is encoded by the coding sequence ATGACAGTACGACCATTCCATCTTGCTATTCCTGTAGATAACGTAGAGAAAGCCAGAGTTTTTTATAGAGATATATTAAATCTACCTGAGGGCCGCAGCAGCGATCACTGGGTAGATTTTAATTTTTTTGGACACCAGCTAGTGATTCATTATAAAGAAAAATCAATAGTAGATGAAGTTCACAATGAGGTGGATGGTAAAGCTGTGCCTGTTCCTCATTTTGGAGTGGTTTTAGAATGGAATCAATTTCAAAAATTTGCTGAGGAAATTGCACCCCACGTTACTTTTGTAATAGCTCCTTATACTCGCTTTGAAGGACTTGTAGGAGAACAGTCAACTATGTTTTTTTATGACCCTTGCGGTAATGCATTAGAATTTAAAGCCTTTAAAGATGATTCTCAAATCTTTGCAACATAA
- a CDS encoding MDR family MFS transporter: MKTLLRNYTNTFKGLSREIWWLSLITLINRAGAMVIPFLSIYLNKDLHFSLPDVAWIMTSYGLGSFAGAWLGGKLCDVIGYYKVILVSLIFTGINFLWVLHVETFWIMCFSFFILMALADMGRPAFFVALSAYSKPENKTRSLTLIRLAINLGFSVGPAVGGILIATAGYDALFYVDGLTCLFAAILMTQVLNPKKTKELDKEVMIENPKKPLLDTPYVLFLVALALFGIVFVQYFSTVPLYYKDEYKLGEDAIGLILALNGILIVVFEMPLIAWMEKKNLSNVQSTILGLLMTGASFVLLLWETWVGIIVIGMIIATFGEMISFPFSNKFALDRSKLGRQGAYMGVYSMSFSVAHIFGHNSGMQITEAFGFQTTWIFLIGLTLIAWLLLYIVKRMLANETPPEPVSLTSK, encoded by the coding sequence ATGAAAACACTACTACGCAACTATACAAATACTTTTAAAGGGCTATCTAGAGAAATCTGGTGGCTATCGCTCATCACATTGATAAACAGAGCGGGTGCGATGGTGATTCCTTTTCTTTCTATTTATTTAAATAAAGATCTCCATTTTAGTCTACCAGATGTTGCATGGATCATGACATCTTATGGTCTTGGGTCTTTTGCAGGAGCATGGCTAGGCGGTAAATTATGTGATGTTATAGGTTATTATAAAGTCATCCTTGTTAGTTTAATTTTTACCGGAATAAACTTTTTATGGGTATTGCACGTTGAGACTTTCTGGATAATGTGTTTCTCATTTTTTATCCTCATGGCACTAGCAGATATGGGGCGTCCTGCATTTTTTGTAGCGCTTAGTGCCTACTCAAAACCAGAAAATAAAACACGTTCGCTTACACTAATACGACTTGCTATTAATCTAGGTTTTTCTGTAGGGCCCGCTGTGGGAGGAATTCTCATTGCTACCGCAGGATATGATGCACTATTCTATGTAGACGGCTTGACGTGTCTCTTTGCTGCAATCTTGATGACTCAAGTATTAAATCCTAAAAAGACGAAGGAACTTGATAAAGAGGTCATGATTGAAAACCCTAAAAAACCTTTACTTGACACGCCTTATGTGCTGTTTCTCGTTGCGCTTGCACTATTTGGGATTGTCTTTGTACAATACTTTTCGACAGTGCCATTATATTATAAAGATGAATATAAGCTTGGTGAGGATGCCATAGGACTCATTCTTGCTCTTAACGGTATTTTGATTGTAGTGTTTGAAATGCCACTCATCGCCTGGATGGAAAAGAAAAACCTCTCTAACGTACAAAGCACCATCTTGGGATTACTCATGACAGGTGCTAGTTTTGTGTTATTACTATGGGAAACATGGGTAGGTATTATAGTCATTGGGATGATTATCGCAACCTTCGGGGAGATGATTTCTTTTCCATTTAGTAATAAATTTGCTTTAGATCGCTCAAAGTTAGGTAGACAAGGTGCTTACATGGGTGTTTACAGCATGTCATTTTCGGTAGCGCATATTTTTGGGCACAATAGTGGTATGCAAATCACAGAAGCATTTGGTTTTCAAACAACGTGGATATTTTTAATAGGACTCACGCTTATCGCTTGGCTATTGTTATATATTGTTAAGCGCATGCTTGCAAATGAAACACCGCCAGAACCTGTATCTTTAACTTCAAAATAA
- the hisF gene encoding imidazole glycerol phosphate synthase subunit HisF, with protein MITKRIIPCLDIKNGRTVKGTNFVNLRDAGDPVELAKLYSNTGADELVFLDISATEERRKTLADLVLRVASQVNIPFTVGGGISSVEDVDILLQNGADKVSINSSAVKRPELINELVAKFGSQCIVVAIDAKFIDGEWIVHLVGGKVPTELNLFDWAKEVETRGAGEILFTSMDNDGTKDGFANEALARLSESLNIPIIASGGAGNMQHFADTFIEGKADAALAASVFHFKEIEITDLKQELTSQGIAMRS; from the coding sequence GTGATTACAAAACGAATTATCCCTTGTCTTGATATTAAAAATGGTAGAACTGTAAAAGGAACTAACTTTGTAAACTTGCGCGATGCTGGTGATCCAGTAGAGCTTGCAAAGCTGTACTCTAACACTGGTGCAGATGAGCTTGTTTTTCTAGATATATCTGCAACAGAAGAACGTCGTAAGACCCTTGCAGACCTAGTATTGCGAGTAGCTTCACAAGTAAATATCCCATTTACAGTGGGAGGAGGAATCTCATCTGTAGAAGATGTAGATATCTTATTACAAAATGGAGCAGATAAAGTTTCTATTAATTCTAGTGCCGTAAAAAGACCAGAATTAATAAATGAATTAGTAGCAAAATTTGGTTCTCAGTGTATCGTAGTAGCTATAGATGCAAAGTTTATAGATGGCGAGTGGATAGTACATTTAGTAGGCGGTAAAGTACCTACAGAACTAAATCTTTTTGATTGGGCAAAAGAGGTAGAAACTCGTGGAGCAGGAGAAATCTTATTTACCTCAATGGATAATGATGGTACAAAAGACGGATTTGCAAATGAAGCACTAGCAAGACTTTCTGAAAGTTTAAATATACCGATTATCGCAAGTGGTGGTGCGGGAAACATGCAACACTTTGCAGATACTTTTATAGAAGGTAAAGCAGACGCAGCACTAGCGGCAAGTGTGTTTCACTTTAAAGAAATAGAAATAACAGATTTAAAACAAGAGTTAACTTCGCAAGGAATAGCGATGAGATCATAA
- a CDS encoding AI-2E family transporter → MQSIKPGLLRQAFVIFLIILLGWLIFKEMATYLSGVLGAITLFVLMRKWQGYLVKKRKWNPGVAAGLLMTASFLVILLPIAGLVLMLTSKISKAVENSGKVIDIVKTELSSLEARFGMDLASSIDTSSITEWVSNNLQGLVGSTFNIFIAIGIMYFMLYYMLTNRRTFRESLLEYIPLGDKNLKLIGKDSVDLVKSNAIGIPLVALLQGAVALIGFLILGVEDPFFWFAIVTVGSMIPFVGTALGIIPVCIILYAAGDVWQSIVLALYGIIVVGSTDNLFRLVIQKRLADVHPLVTIIGVIVGVPLFGFIGLIFGPIVVSIFLLIVKIYKHEYGKEISNKETEVL, encoded by the coding sequence ATGCAATCAATAAAACCTGGATTACTTAGACAAGCCTTTGTTATTTTCCTAATTATACTATTAGGATGGCTTATTTTTAAAGAAATGGCAACCTATCTCTCAGGAGTATTGGGAGCAATCACGCTATTTGTACTAATGCGCAAATGGCAGGGCTATCTTGTAAAAAAACGTAAGTGGAATCCAGGTGTCGCAGCCGGATTGTTAATGACGGCTTCTTTTCTTGTAATCCTTCTCCCTATCGCTGGACTTGTACTTATGCTTACTTCTAAAATAAGTAAGGCTGTAGAAAACAGCGGAAAAGTTATAGATATCGTAAAAACGGAATTATCATCTTTAGAGGCTAGATTTGGGATGGATCTCGCTAGTTCGATAGATACAAGCTCCATTACAGAATGGGTTAGTAATAATCTTCAAGGCCTCGTAGGAAGTACGTTTAATATCTTTATCGCTATAGGAATCATGTACTTTATGCTTTACTATATGCTCACTAATAGAAGAACATTTAGAGAGTCTCTGTTAGAATATATACCTCTTGGCGATAAAAACTTAAAATTAATAGGAAAAGACAGTGTAGATCTTGTAAAGTCTAATGCAATCGGGATACCGCTAGTAGCGCTCTTGCAAGGCGCTGTAGCGCTTATAGGTTTCTTAATTTTAGGTGTAGAAGATCCTTTTTTCTGGTTTGCCATAGTAACCGTTGGTTCTATGATACCCTTTGTAGGTACCGCCTTAGGAATTATACCCGTTTGTATTATCTTATACGCGGCTGGTGATGTTTGGCAGTCTATTGTACTTGCCTTGTACGGTATTATCGTCGTGGGATCTACAGATAATTTATTTAGGCTAGTGATACAGAAACGACTTGCAGATGTACATCCGCTAGTAACAATTATTGGAGTCATTGTAGGTGTCCCTCTTTTCGGTTTTATCGGTTTGATTTTTGGACCTATAGTAGTTAGTATTTTTCTACTTATCGTTAAGATTTATAAGCATGAATATGGCAAAGAGATTTCTAATAAAGAAACCGAAGTACTTTAA
- the ppgK gene encoding polyphosphate--glucose phosphotransferase, whose product MQILGIDIGGTGIKGVPVDLENQEYLGERFRIETPRPAKPKAIAKCVQELVKHFNWTGPIGVGFPTVVVDGKAMAYGNMHKSWQGVQIDELFTEKTGLPCSAINDADAAGLAEVRYGAGKDLKGLVAVITVGTGIGSGLFYNGQLIPNFELGRIPYKKKPIEQYAANSVRKAEELTYKEWAERFNFFLKNVELMCTPNHYIIGGGISKHMGEFEKYLTTDIPIVAAKTKNHAGIIGAACGYLDKIARK is encoded by the coding sequence ATGCAAATATTAGGCATAGACATAGGCGGAACCGGAATTAAAGGAGTTCCCGTAGATCTTGAAAATCAAGAATATCTAGGAGAACGTTTTAGAATAGAAACACCGCGTCCCGCAAAACCCAAGGCTATTGCAAAGTGTGTGCAAGAACTTGTCAAGCATTTTAATTGGACAGGTCCCATAGGTGTAGGTTTTCCTACAGTAGTGGTTGATGGTAAAGCCATGGCTTACGGCAACATGCATAAAAGCTGGCAAGGTGTTCAAATAGACGAGCTTTTTACAGAAAAAACAGGACTTCCATGCTCTGCTATAAATGATGCAGATGCAGCCGGCCTTGCAGAAGTAAGATATGGTGCCGGAAAAGATCTAAAGGGCCTTGTAGCGGTAATAACCGTAGGAACGGGAATAGGTTCTGGGTTATTTTATAATGGCCAACTCATCCCTAATTTTGAATTAGGTCGTATACCTTACAAGAAAAAACCTATTGAGCAATATGCAGCAAACTCTGTGCGCAAAGCAGAAGAGTTGACCTACAAAGAATGGGCAGAGCGTTTCAATTTTTTTCTTAAAAATGTAGAGTTAATGTGCACTCCTAACCACTACATCATAGGTGGTGGCATAAGCAAGCATATGGGAGAATTTGAGAAATATCTTACTACAGACATACCTATTGTCGCTGCCAAAACCAAAAACCATGCTGGTATCATAGGTGCAGCTTGTGGGTATCTTGATAAAATAGCACGCAAGTAA
- the hisIE gene encoding bifunctional phosphoribosyl-AMP cyclohydrolase/phosphoribosyl-ATP diphosphatase HisIE: MEIDFKKYENGLVPAIIQDSRTKNVLMLGFMNNEAYEKTIATNKVTFFSRSKQRLWTKGEETKNYLLLDNIKNDCDNDALLIQVTPQGPTCHKGTDTCWGERNKSNFSFLTELEEIIEDRWNNKDNADSYIASLFNSGINKVAQKVGEEAVEVVIEAKDDNDHLFLNESADLLFHIMVLLQAKGFHLRDVEKTLISRHK, encoded by the coding sequence ATGGAAATAGATTTTAAAAAATACGAGAATGGTCTCGTACCAGCAATCATTCAAGATTCAAGAACTAAGAATGTCTTGATGCTAGGTTTTATGAATAATGAAGCTTATGAGAAAACAATTGCTACAAATAAAGTAACATTCTTTAGTCGCTCTAAACAACGTCTATGGACAAAGGGAGAGGAGACTAAAAATTACTTATTGCTAGATAACATTAAGAACGATTGTGATAATGATGCACTGCTTATCCAGGTAACACCACAAGGACCTACGTGTCACAAAGGAACAGATACCTGCTGGGGAGAGCGCAATAAAAGTAACTTCAGTTTTTTAACCGAGCTAGAAGAAATTATAGAAGATCGTTGGAATAATAAGGACAACGCGGACTCATATATAGCATCACTTTTTAATAGCGGTATCAATAAGGTAGCTCAAAAAGTAGGAGAAGAAGCAGTAGAGGTTGTAATAGAAGCAAAGGATGATAATGATCACTTATTCTTAAATGAAAGTGCAGATCTTCTTTTTCACATCATGGTGTTATTACAAGCAAAAGGTTTCCATTTACGTGACGTAGAGAAAACTCTTATCTCCAGACATAAATAA
- a CDS encoding DUF1853 family protein, translating to MKHINGFLATPPLWTQTAFGLSQFEMPSINLSTFIAQPIPSKLRLGHQIEFIFKQLLDHTERYTVLAHNIQILRGKNTIGELDFIVEDRFRESKKIHIELTYKFYILDDTIKEPIHRLIGPNRKDSFFTKMEKTRDKQLPLIFTPEGRSTLSTININPDELEQQTYFLAQLFKPYGKLSTIIEPLNEQCIVGYWIRMEDFNNCDFKRYSFYIALKNEWLHEPHLDRDYIDHKNVLKLIVDKHIDKRAPLLWVKKENNMLEKCFVVWW from the coding sequence ATGAAGCATATCAATGGATTTTTAGCTACGCCACCACTTTGGACACAAACAGCATTTGGCCTTTCCCAGTTTGAAATGCCTAGCATTAATCTTTCAACATTCATTGCGCAGCCTATTCCTTCTAAACTTAGATTAGGCCATCAAATTGAATTTATATTCAAACAACTCTTAGACCACACAGAGCGCTACACAGTGCTAGCACACAATATTCAGATTTTAAGAGGTAAGAACACTATTGGAGAATTAGATTTTATAGTAGAAGACCGCTTTCGCGAAAGCAAAAAAATCCACATTGAACTTACCTACAAATTCTATATTCTGGATGACACGATTAAAGAGCCTATACATAGACTTATAGGACCCAATAGAAAAGACAGTTTTTTTACCAAAATGGAAAAAACGAGAGATAAACAGTTACCTCTTATTTTTACTCCAGAAGGTCGATCTACTCTCTCAACAATTAATATTAATCCTGACGAATTAGAGCAACAAACCTATTTTCTTGCGCAGCTCTTTAAACCTTACGGCAAGTTATCAACTATTATTGAGCCACTTAACGAGCAGTGTATTGTTGGATATTGGATACGTATGGAAGATTTCAACAACTGTGATTTTAAGCGATACTCTTTTTATATAGCACTCAAAAATGAGTGGCTGCATGAGCCCCATCTAGATAGAGATTACATAGACCATAAAAATGTACTTAAACTCATAGTTGATAAACATATCGATAAAAGAGCACCGCTATTATGGGTCAAAAAGGAAAATAATATGCTAGAAAAATGCTTTGTAGTTTGGTGGTAA